A window from Leifsonia shinshuensis encodes these proteins:
- a CDS encoding 3-hydroxyacyl-CoA dehydrogenase family protein — protein sequence MSATGLPERVAVIGGGRMGSGIAHAFLMAGADVAVVEQNATAASEARDRILAAVEGSVRRGAAAPDPDRLVVTVTWEALGGAGLAIEVVPELVGLKREALRRAEDLLPVDAVLATNTSSLSIDVLAEGLARPGAFLGLHFFNPVPASALVEVVLGTATAPSAADAATGWVRVLGKTAITVRDSPGFASSRLGVLLGLEAIRMVEEGVATPDDIDTAMELGYKHPVGPLRLTDLVGLDVRLDIAEYLARELGPRYEPPELLRKMVAEGMLGRKSGQGFFFWDEDGTAVPTARERRR from the coding sequence ATGAGCGCGACGGGGCTGCCGGAGCGGGTCGCCGTGATCGGCGGCGGACGGATGGGATCGGGGATCGCGCACGCGTTCCTCATGGCGGGCGCCGACGTGGCCGTGGTCGAGCAGAACGCGACGGCGGCGTCCGAGGCGCGGGACCGCATCCTCGCCGCCGTCGAGGGCAGCGTCCGCCGGGGAGCCGCGGCTCCCGACCCGGACCGGCTGGTCGTGACGGTCACGTGGGAGGCGCTCGGCGGCGCCGGGCTCGCGATCGAGGTCGTGCCCGAGCTGGTGGGCCTGAAGCGCGAGGCGCTGCGCCGCGCCGAGGACCTGCTGCCGGTGGACGCGGTGCTCGCCACGAACACGTCGTCGCTGTCGATCGACGTGCTCGCCGAGGGGCTGGCCCGTCCCGGCGCCTTCCTCGGACTGCACTTCTTCAACCCGGTGCCCGCGTCCGCACTGGTCGAGGTCGTGCTCGGCACGGCGACCGCCCCGTCCGCCGCCGACGCGGCCACCGGATGGGTGCGCGTGCTGGGCAAGACCGCGATCACCGTCCGCGACTCCCCCGGCTTCGCCTCCTCGCGTCTCGGCGTGCTGCTCGGGCTGGAGGCGATCCGCATGGTGGAGGAGGGCGTCGCCACCCCCGACGACATCGACACCGCGATGGAGCTCGGGTACAAGCATCCCGTCGGCCCCCTGCGCCTCACCGATCTGGTGGGGCTGGATGTGCGGCTCGACATCGCCGAGTACCTCGCGCGCGAGCTCGGGCCGCGCTACGAGCCTCCCGAGCTGCTGCGGAAGATGGTCGCCGAGGGGATGCTCGGCCGCAAGAGCGGTCAGGGGTTCTTCTTCTGGGACGAGGACGGGACCGCGGTCCCTACCGCCCGGGAGCGTCGACGATGA
- a CDS encoding hotdog fold thioesterase → MADGDWTIELGELDVKMGVRILEQSAERVVATMPVEGNRQSFGLLHGGASVAFAEALGSWAAVIHAGPGRSAVGVDINATHHRAARSGVVTGVATAIRLGRTIASHEIVITDEEGNRLCTARITNLIVDAPGR, encoded by the coding sequence ATGGCCGACGGCGACTGGACGATCGAACTGGGTGAGCTCGACGTGAAGATGGGGGTGCGCATCCTGGAGCAGTCCGCCGAGCGGGTCGTCGCGACCATGCCGGTCGAGGGCAACCGCCAGTCGTTCGGGCTGCTGCACGGGGGCGCATCGGTCGCCTTCGCGGAGGCGCTGGGCTCGTGGGCCGCGGTCATCCACGCCGGTCCTGGCCGAAGTGCGGTCGGCGTCGACATCAACGCGACGCACCACCGGGCCGCGCGCTCGGGCGTGGTGACCGGGGTCGCGACCGCCATCCGGCTGGGCCGCACCATCGCGTCGCACGAGATCGTGATCACCGACGAGGAGGGCAACCGGCTCTGCACGGCGCGGATCACCAACCTCATCGTCGACGCTCCCGGGCGGTAG
- a CDS encoding acetyl-CoA C-acyltransferase, whose product MAEAYLVGGVRTPVGRYGGALAGVRPDDLAALVVAEAVRRAAAPADALDEVILGAANQAGEDNRNVARMAVLLAGLPDEVPAMTVNRLCASGLTAVIQAAQAIRAGDADLVVAGGVESMTRAPWVQAKPERPWAKPGPQFDTSIGWRFANPRLLARDKATYTMPETAEEVARLDGITREEADAFALQSHRRAAAAADAGRFDDELLPVETPAGAVTADEGIRRDTDLDALARLKPVVAGGSVVTAGNASPLNDGASAILVASAAAVERYGLRPRARVVAAASAGVAPEGMGLGPVPATQKALARAGLDVSDLGAVELNEAFASQALACIRRLGLDPATVNADGGAIALGHALGSSGTRILVTLLGRMEREGARRGLATMCVGVGQGTSLIVEAV is encoded by the coding sequence ATGGCGGAGGCCTACCTCGTCGGCGGCGTGCGCACGCCGGTCGGCCGCTACGGCGGTGCCCTGGCGGGCGTCCGGCCGGACGACCTCGCCGCACTCGTCGTCGCCGAGGCGGTGCGCCGCGCCGCGGCCCCCGCGGACGCCCTCGACGAGGTGATCCTCGGCGCCGCCAACCAGGCCGGCGAGGACAACCGCAACGTCGCCCGGATGGCCGTCCTGCTGGCGGGGCTGCCCGACGAGGTCCCGGCGATGACCGTCAACCGGCTGTGCGCCTCCGGCCTCACCGCCGTCATCCAGGCCGCGCAGGCCATCCGCGCCGGGGATGCCGACCTCGTCGTCGCGGGCGGCGTCGAGTCGATGACCCGCGCACCCTGGGTGCAGGCGAAGCCCGAGCGCCCGTGGGCGAAGCCCGGTCCGCAGTTCGACACGTCGATCGGTTGGCGCTTCGCCAACCCGCGGCTGCTCGCCCGCGACAAGGCCACCTACACGATGCCCGAGACGGCCGAGGAGGTCGCCCGGCTCGACGGCATCACGCGCGAAGAGGCCGACGCCTTCGCCCTGCAGAGCCACCGCCGGGCCGCCGCGGCCGCCGACGCCGGACGGTTCGACGACGAGCTGCTGCCGGTCGAGACGCCCGCCGGCGCGGTCACCGCCGACGAGGGCATCCGCCGCGACACCGACCTGGATGCGCTGGCGCGGCTGAAGCCCGTCGTCGCGGGCGGCAGCGTGGTCACCGCGGGCAACGCGTCCCCCCTCAACGACGGAGCGTCCGCCATCCTCGTGGCGAGCGCCGCCGCCGTCGAGCGCTACGGCCTCCGCCCGCGCGCCCGGGTCGTCGCCGCGGCGAGCGCCGGCGTCGCCCCCGAGGGCATGGGCCTCGGCCCGGTCCCCGCGACGCAGAAGGCCCTGGCGCGCGCCGGCCTCGACGTGTCCGACCTGGGAGCCGTCGAGCTCAACGAGGCGTTCGCCAGCCAGGCGCTCGCGTGCATCCGCCGCCTCGGCCTCGACCCGGCGACCGTGAACGCCGACGGCGGCGCCATCGCGCTCGGCCACGCGCTGGGCTCGAGCGGCACGCGCATCCTGGTCACCCTGCTCGGCCGGATGGAGCGGGAGGGCGCCCGCCGCGGGCTCGCGACGATGTGCGTCGGCGTCGGTCAGGGCACCTCGCTGATCGTGGAGGCCGTATGA
- a CDS encoding enoyl-CoA hydratase/isomerase family protein gives MTDSLHVEEQDDRMVVTLDRPERRNAIDQAMVDALHAVCERLEREPRILILTGSDGVFASGADIAELRERTAADAANGINDTIFSRIAALPMPVIAALDGYALGGGAELAYAADLRVGTPRLRIGNPETGLGIIAAAGALWRLPQLVGLPLATELVLTGRVLTGEEALAAGLVSDLFAPGELLTGAHALADRIAANDPLATRLTKQVLREPAERHPAAEREAQAVLFESPEKRRRMTQFLERRSRR, from the coding sequence ATGACCGACAGCCTGCACGTCGAGGAGCAGGACGACCGGATGGTCGTCACCCTCGACCGTCCCGAGCGCCGCAACGCGATCGACCAGGCGATGGTGGATGCGCTGCACGCGGTGTGCGAGCGGCTGGAGCGCGAGCCGCGCATCCTGATCCTCACCGGGTCGGACGGCGTCTTCGCGTCCGGCGCCGACATCGCCGAGCTGCGCGAGCGGACCGCCGCCGACGCCGCGAACGGCATCAACGACACGATCTTCTCGCGCATCGCGGCCCTCCCGATGCCCGTGATCGCCGCCCTCGACGGGTACGCTCTGGGCGGCGGCGCCGAGCTCGCCTACGCGGCCGACCTTCGGGTCGGCACCCCGCGGCTGCGGATCGGCAACCCGGAGACCGGGCTCGGGATCATCGCCGCGGCCGGCGCGCTGTGGCGGCTGCCGCAGCTGGTGGGCCTGCCGCTCGCCACCGAGCTGGTGCTGACCGGGCGCGTCCTCACCGGAGAGGAAGCGCTGGCCGCCGGGCTCGTCAGCGACCTGTTCGCGCCGGGCGAGCTGCTCACCGGCGCGCACGCCCTCGCCGACCGAATCGCCGCGAACGACCCGCTGGCGACGCGGCTCACCAAGCAGGTGCTGCGCGAGCCCGCGGAGCGCCATCCCGCCGCCGAGCGCGAGGCGCAGGCCGTGCTGTTCGAGTCGCCGGAGAAGCGGCGGCGGATGACCCAGTTCCTGGAACGGAGGAGCAGGCGATGA
- a CDS encoding Lrp/AsnC family transcriptional regulator: protein MDDIDVRILDALRADGRASITAVAETAHVSRANAYARVSRLVADGVITGFTAKVDPRRSGRASSAYVTLRVEQADWHDLRERLQRIPEVEHFALVGGDFDVILLVRARDNEDLRRVVLEELTSIPSVRDTKTSLVFEDHDLR, encoded by the coding sequence ATGGACGACATCGACGTACGCATCCTGGACGCCCTGCGCGCCGACGGCCGCGCATCCATCACGGCCGTCGCCGAGACGGCCCACGTCTCGCGCGCCAACGCCTACGCGCGGGTGTCGCGGCTGGTCGCCGACGGGGTGATCACGGGGTTCACCGCGAAGGTCGACCCCCGCCGGTCGGGGCGTGCGTCCTCGGCGTACGTGACGCTGCGGGTGGAGCAGGCCGACTGGCACGACCTGCGCGAACGGCTGCAGCGCATCCCCGAGGTGGAGCACTTCGCGCTCGTGGGCGGGGACTTCGACGTGATCCTGCTGGTGCGGGCGCGCGACAACGAAGACCTGCGGCGGGTGGTGCTGGAGGAGCTGACGAGCATCCCGTCCGTGCGCGACACGAAGACGTCGCTGGTGTTCGAGGACCACGACCTGCGGTGA
- the paaZ gene encoding phenylacetic acid degradation bifunctional protein PaaZ, producing MIVPSYIRDGWWTPDDAPAGVLGTGSGDEAPRPAEVLDASTGEPIAQISTAGLDLAGALEHARTVGQRSLGELTFHQRALILKQLAQALTERKDELYALSAQSGATRADAWIDVDGGIGALFTYGSKGRRELPNAQVVLDGPAEQLSKDGSFLGRHVYTRLPGVAVQINAFNFPVWGMLEKLGPSFLAGMPTLVKPATPTAFVAEAAVRIMVESGLLPAGSLQLVSGGVPDLFEHLRLGDLVAFTGSASTAERLRAHDSVQTGGVRFTSETDSINASVLGPDAVTGTPEFDAYIKGLVVELTAKSGQKCTAIRRAIVPAPLQDDVIAAVRERIASRVVLGDPRAEGVTMGPLASRTQREEVLRQVARLVAAGGELVVGGLDQPTVRHADGTTGVAPEGAFVAPVLLRFADAWTPEAHTVEAFGPVASILPYSTAEEAVALVARGGGSLVTSVATHDPEFARTFVLGSGAYNGRILVLDRDDARTSTGHGSPMPHLVHGGPGRAGGGEELGGIRAVLHHMQRTALQGSPDLLTAITGVWHPGAAVSSDAQHPFRKSLATLRIGDQVQAGPRQVTLDDIEDFATSTGDTFYAHMDEEAAAANPFFPGRVAHGYLLVSWAAGMFVDPAPGPVLANYGLEDLRFLTPVVPGDSIRVALTAKQITPRETDDYGEVRWDARILNQRDELVATYDVLTLVAK from the coding sequence ATGATCGTGCCCAGCTACATCCGTGACGGATGGTGGACGCCCGACGACGCCCCGGCCGGCGTCCTCGGTACGGGATCGGGCGACGAGGCGCCCCGGCCCGCGGAGGTGCTGGACGCCTCCACCGGTGAGCCGATCGCGCAGATCAGCACGGCCGGGCTCGACCTCGCGGGCGCTCTGGAGCATGCCCGCACGGTCGGGCAGCGGTCGCTCGGCGAGCTGACGTTCCATCAGCGCGCCCTCATCCTGAAGCAGCTGGCGCAGGCGCTGACCGAGCGCAAGGACGAGCTGTACGCGCTGTCGGCGCAGTCCGGCGCGACGCGCGCGGACGCGTGGATCGACGTGGATGGCGGGATCGGCGCGCTGTTCACCTACGGCTCCAAGGGGCGCCGCGAGCTCCCGAACGCGCAGGTCGTGCTCGACGGACCGGCGGAGCAGCTGTCGAAGGACGGCAGCTTCCTCGGCCGCCACGTGTACACCCGGCTGCCGGGCGTCGCGGTTCAGATCAACGCGTTCAACTTCCCGGTGTGGGGGATGCTCGAGAAGCTCGGGCCGTCCTTCCTCGCCGGGATGCCGACCCTGGTGAAGCCGGCGACGCCGACCGCGTTCGTCGCCGAGGCCGCGGTGCGGATCATGGTGGAGTCGGGACTGCTTCCGGCGGGATCGCTGCAGCTGGTGAGCGGCGGCGTGCCCGACCTGTTCGAGCACCTGAGGCTCGGCGATCTGGTGGCCTTCACCGGATCCGCGTCGACCGCGGAGCGGCTGCGCGCCCACGACTCGGTACAGACCGGCGGGGTACGGTTCACCAGCGAGACCGACTCGATCAACGCGTCGGTGCTGGGCCCGGATGCGGTGACCGGCACGCCGGAGTTCGACGCCTACATCAAGGGGCTCGTCGTCGAGCTGACCGCCAAGTCGGGGCAGAAGTGCACGGCCATCCGCCGCGCGATCGTGCCCGCGCCGCTGCAGGACGACGTGATCGCCGCGGTGCGCGAGCGCATCGCGTCCCGCGTCGTCCTCGGCGATCCGCGGGCGGAGGGCGTGACGATGGGGCCGCTCGCCTCCCGCACTCAGCGCGAGGAGGTGCTGCGCCAGGTGGCGCGGCTGGTGGCCGCGGGCGGCGAGCTCGTGGTCGGCGGGCTCGACCAGCCGACCGTCCGCCACGCGGACGGCACGACCGGCGTGGCGCCCGAGGGCGCGTTCGTCGCGCCCGTGCTGCTCCGTTTCGCCGACGCCTGGACGCCCGAGGCGCACACGGTGGAGGCGTTCGGGCCGGTGGCGAGCATCCTCCCCTACTCGACCGCGGAGGAGGCGGTGGCCCTTGTCGCGCGCGGCGGCGGGTCGCTCGTGACCAGCGTCGCGACGCACGACCCGGAGTTCGCGCGGACCTTCGTGCTCGGCTCCGGCGCCTACAACGGCCGCATCCTGGTGCTCGACCGGGACGACGCCCGCACCTCCACCGGGCACGGCTCGCCGATGCCGCACCTGGTGCACGGCGGACCGGGCCGGGCGGGCGGCGGCGAGGAGCTGGGCGGCATCCGCGCGGTGCTGCACCACATGCAGCGGACCGCGCTGCAGGGGTCGCCCGACCTGCTGACCGCGATCACCGGCGTCTGGCATCCGGGCGCGGCGGTGTCGTCGGATGCGCAGCATCCCTTCCGCAAGTCGCTCGCGACCCTGCGGATCGGCGACCAGGTTCAGGCGGGGCCCCGGCAGGTGACGCTCGACGACATCGAGGACTTCGCGACGTCGACCGGCGACACGTTCTACGCGCACATGGACGAGGAGGCCGCGGCGGCGAACCCGTTCTTCCCGGGACGGGTCGCGCACGGCTACCTGCTGGTGTCGTGGGCGGCCGGGATGTTCGTCGACCCGGCGCCAGGGCCCGTGCTCGCCAACTACGGCCTCGAGGATCTGCGGTTCCTGACCCCCGTCGTCCCCGGCGACAGCATCCGCGTCGCCCTGACGGCGAAGCAGATCACCCCGCGCGAGACCGACGACTACGGCGAGGTGCGCTGGGATGCGCGCATCCTGAACCAGCGCGACGAGCTCGTCGCCACCTACGACGTCCTCACCCTCGTCGCGAAGTAG